In Actinoplanes sp. NBC_00393, a single genomic region encodes these proteins:
- a CDS encoding nitrate reductase subunit alpha: protein MAPLLAARRFLTRETVGDHGRTLHQVDGNDWDAFYRDRWRYDKVVRSTHGVNCTGSCSWNVFVKDGLITWEHQATDYPTTGPDAPDYEPRGCPRGASFSWYEYSPSRVRHPYLRGVLAEMFREARQRLGDPVAAWAEIVETPLKALAYKSQRGRGGFVRAGWDEAIELVAAAHVYTTKKYGPDRVVGFSPIPAMSMASFAAGTRYHALLGGTLLSFYDWYADLPIASPQIWGDQTDVPEAGDWWNATYLMMWGSNIPVTRTPDAHFLAEARYKGTKVVAVSPDYADNVKFADDWLAPHPGTDGALAMAMGHVVLKEFFADREVPYFADYVRKFTDLPFLVTLRNTGEAWAADRFLTAADLGDPDGAHKTVLIDERTGEPVVPNGSLGFRYGDAGAGRWNLDLGDVVPQLGLDVDGETVEIDLARFDEGETEGGTTIRRGVPVRWIGGHAVTTVFDLVMAQYGVRRGDLPGEWPLGYADADSPNTPAWQEKITGVPAMLATRIGREFARNAERSNGRSMIVLGAGANQWFHSDMTYRAFITLVTLTGCQGVNGGGWAHYVGQEKARPITGQQHMSFAFDWQRPMRHQASTPFWYLHTDQWRYERVPADELSSPLGTGRFTGMAFADTVAAAQRMGWSPGHPFFNRNPLDLAPAAAAAGKPVQQYIVEELQAGRLKPVAEDPDDPANFPRCLTLWRANLLGSSGKGNEYFMRHLLGVDGTATATECEPGQRPRDVTWRHEAPVGKLDLLTAIDFRMTNTGLHSDLVLPAATWYEKHDISTTDMHPFVHAFSPAVDPPGDVHTDYDTFLALADKVSELAVDHLGVRTDVLAAPLQHDTPDELAMPSGRVRDWKFGECDPMPGRTMPKLIAIERDYTQIGRKMRTVGPLLDKLGTTTKAITVDVNPEIDYLKHQNGVIDGRPSLATADRMCEAILAFSGTTNGRVAHAGFAELEKRTGQRFADFIEGHENDRITYPETQEAPQPVFTSPEWSGSEKNGRRYSPFTINVERLKPWHTITGRQHFFVEHDWVAELGEQLPGFRPPLNMARHFGKPGDAVDGGVTVRFLTPHAKWSIHSMYHDNELMLALSRGGPVIWMSVPDALKVGVADNDWIEAHNRNGVVVARAVVSHRMPEGTVFQYHSPERTVNVPKAEKSGRRGGYHNSMTRLLIKPTHLAGGHAQLTYAFNYYGPIGSQRDEITVIRRRRQEVEY from the coding sequence ATGGCTCCGCTGCTGGCGGCGCGCCGCTTCCTCACCCGGGAGACGGTCGGCGACCACGGGCGGACCCTGCATCAGGTCGACGGCAACGACTGGGACGCGTTCTACCGGGACCGGTGGCGTTACGACAAGGTGGTCCGGTCCACCCACGGGGTCAACTGCACCGGCTCCTGCTCGTGGAACGTCTTCGTCAAGGACGGGCTGATCACCTGGGAGCACCAGGCCACCGACTACCCGACGACCGGGCCGGACGCCCCGGACTACGAGCCGCGCGGCTGCCCGCGGGGGGCGAGCTTCTCCTGGTACGAGTACTCGCCGTCCCGTGTGCGTCACCCGTACCTGCGTGGGGTTCTGGCGGAGATGTTCCGTGAGGCGCGGCAGCGGCTGGGTGACCCGGTGGCCGCGTGGGCGGAGATCGTGGAGACCCCGCTGAAGGCCCTGGCCTACAAGTCGCAGCGTGGCCGTGGCGGGTTCGTGCGGGCCGGCTGGGACGAGGCGATCGAGCTGGTGGCGGCTGCGCACGTCTACACGACGAAGAAGTACGGGCCGGACCGGGTGGTCGGGTTCTCGCCGATCCCGGCGATGTCGATGGCGTCGTTCGCGGCCGGCACCCGCTATCACGCGCTGCTCGGCGGAACCCTGCTCAGCTTCTACGACTGGTACGCCGACCTGCCGATCGCCTCCCCGCAGATCTGGGGTGACCAGACCGACGTGCCGGAGGCGGGGGACTGGTGGAACGCCACCTACCTGATGATGTGGGGTTCGAACATCCCGGTGACCCGGACGCCGGACGCGCATTTCCTGGCCGAGGCCCGTTACAAGGGCACCAAGGTGGTCGCGGTGTCGCCGGACTACGCGGACAACGTGAAGTTCGCCGACGACTGGCTGGCGCCGCATCCCGGAACCGACGGCGCGCTGGCCATGGCGATGGGGCACGTGGTCCTCAAGGAGTTCTTCGCCGACCGCGAGGTCCCCTACTTCGCCGACTACGTCCGCAAGTTCACCGACCTGCCGTTCCTGGTGACCTTGCGCAACACCGGCGAGGCGTGGGCCGCGGACCGTTTCCTCACCGCCGCGGACCTCGGTGATCCGGACGGTGCGCACAAGACGGTGCTGATAGACGAGCGGACCGGTGAGCCGGTGGTGCCGAACGGTTCGCTCGGCTTCCGCTACGGCGATGCCGGCGCCGGCCGTTGGAACCTTGATCTCGGGGACGTCGTTCCGCAGCTCGGTTTGGACGTCGACGGGGAGACGGTCGAGATCGACCTGGCGCGGTTCGACGAGGGTGAGACCGAGGGCGGTACCACGATCCGTCGCGGCGTGCCGGTCCGGTGGATTGGCGGGCACGCCGTCACCACGGTCTTCGACCTGGTCATGGCCCAGTACGGTGTCCGTCGCGGCGACCTGCCCGGCGAGTGGCCGCTCGGCTACGCCGACGCTGACTCGCCGAACACCCCGGCCTGGCAGGAAAAGATCACCGGCGTGCCGGCCATGCTCGCCACCCGGATCGGCCGGGAGTTCGCGCGCAACGCCGAGCGCAGCAACGGCCGGTCGATGATCGTCCTGGGTGCCGGGGCGAACCAGTGGTTCCACTCCGACATGACCTATCGGGCGTTCATCACGCTGGTCACGCTCACCGGCTGCCAGGGTGTGAACGGTGGTGGCTGGGCGCACTACGTGGGTCAGGAGAAGGCCCGGCCGATCACCGGCCAGCAGCACATGAGCTTCGCCTTCGACTGGCAGCGGCCGATGCGGCACCAGGCGTCCACCCCGTTCTGGTACCTGCACACCGACCAGTGGCGCTACGAGCGGGTCCCGGCCGACGAGCTGTCCTCGCCGCTGGGCACCGGGCGGTTCACCGGGATGGCGTTCGCCGACACCGTCGCCGCTGCCCAGCGGATGGGCTGGAGTCCCGGTCACCCGTTCTTCAACCGCAACCCCCTCGACCTGGCCCCGGCCGCCGCAGCGGCCGGCAAGCCGGTGCAGCAGTACATCGTCGAGGAGCTGCAAGCCGGCCGCCTCAAGCCCGTCGCGGAGGACCCCGACGACCCGGCCAACTTCCCGCGCTGCCTCACGCTCTGGCGGGCCAACCTGCTCGGCTCCTCCGGCAAGGGCAACGAGTACTTCATGCGCCACCTGCTCGGCGTCGACGGCACCGCCACCGCCACCGAGTGTGAGCCCGGACAGCGGCCGCGCGACGTGACCTGGCGGCACGAGGCGCCGGTCGGCAAGCTCGACCTGCTCACCGCGATCGACTTCCGGATGACCAACACTGGCCTGCATTCTGACCTGGTCCTACCTGCCGCCACCTGGTACGAGAAGCACGACATCTCCACCACCGACATGCACCCGTTCGTGCACGCGTTCAGCCCTGCCGTCGACCCGCCCGGCGACGTGCACACCGACTACGACACGTTCCTCGCGCTGGCCGACAAGGTCAGCGAGCTCGCCGTCGACCATCTGGGCGTACGGACGGACGTCCTGGCCGCGCCGCTGCAGCACGACACTCCGGATGAGCTGGCCATGCCCAGCGGCCGGGTCCGCGACTGGAAGTTCGGCGAGTGCGATCCGATGCCGGGCCGCACCATGCCCAAGCTGATCGCGATCGAGCGGGACTACACGCAGATCGGCCGCAAGATGCGGACCGTCGGCCCGCTGCTCGACAAGCTCGGCACCACCACCAAGGCGATCACGGTCGACGTCAATCCTGAGATCGACTACCTCAAGCACCAGAACGGCGTGATCGACGGCAGGCCTTCACTCGCCACCGCCGACCGGATGTGCGAGGCGATCCTCGCCTTCTCCGGCACCACCAACGGCCGGGTCGCCCACGCCGGATTCGCCGAGTTGGAGAAGCGCACCGGGCAACGGTTCGCCGACTTCATCGAGGGCCACGAGAACGACCGGATCACCTATCCGGAAACCCAGGAAGCCCCGCAACCGGTTTTTACCAGCCCGGAGTGGTCCGGCTCGGAGAAGAACGGCCGCCGCTACTCGCCGTTCACGATCAACGTGGAGCGGCTCAAGCCGTGGCACACGATCACCGGGCGCCAGCACTTCTTCGTCGAGCACGACTGGGTCGCCGAACTGGGCGAGCAACTACCGGGATTCCGACCGCCGCTGAACATGGCCCGGCACTTCGGCAAGCCGGGCGACGCCGTGGACGGGGGAGTGACCGTACGGTTCCTGACCCCGCACGCCAAGTGGTCGATCCACTCGATGTACCACGACAACGAACTGATGCTCGCCCTCTCCCGGGGCGGTCCGGTGATCTGGATGAGCGTCCCGGACGCCCTCAAGGTCGGCGTCGCCGACAACGACTGGATCGAGGCGCACAACCGCAACGGCGTCGTGGTCGCCCGCGCGGTCGTCTCCCACCGGATGCCCGAGGGCACGGTCTTCCAGTACCACTCGCCGGAACGCACCGTGAACGTCCCCAAGGCCGAGAAGTCCGGCCGGCGCGGCGGCTACCACAACTCGATGACCCGGCTGCTGATCAAGCCGACCCATCTGGCCGGCGGCCACGCCCAGCTCACCTACGCCTTCAACTACTACGGCCCGATCGGCAGCCAGCGCGACGAGATCACCGTGATCCGCCGCCGCCGGCAGGAAGTGGAGTACTGA
- the narH gene encoding nitrate reductase subunit beta: protein MRIRAQVAMVMNLDKCIGCHTCSVTCKQTWTNREGTEYVWFNNVETKPGIGYPKHYEDQERWKGGWKLDAKGRLVLRSGGRAKRLSRIFANPDLPSIDDYYEPATFDKDILVNAPGGLADTPVKKPYSQLTGEPMKIEWGANWEDSLGGSTFEQDPNLKNMTEKVQFEFEKTFMFHLPRICEHCLNPACVSACPSGAMYKREEDGIVLVDQDRCRGWRMCVSACPYKKVYVNHATGKAEKCTFCFPRIEAGQPTICSETCVGRLRYLGILWYDEDAVLAAASVPSDADLLDAQRSVFLDPFDPAVQQAARDAGHPDEWIEAAMASPVWKLISEYRIALPLHPEYRTLPMVWYVPPLSPVLDAAGAAGRDDTDADDIFHTIQDLRIPVEYLASLFTAGDTEVAGGVLMKLAAMRSYMRARTLDGTVAQEILDGIGMTGAQVEAMYRLLAIAKYDERYVIPAAHAKDAAALEAQAAAQPDCSLDCEGGPGMGGEAVVERFHLVDAEQVRPGRPGLFSRRGDGRRGLTINPLRGRS, encoded by the coding sequence ATGCGCATCCGCGCGCAGGTCGCCATGGTGATGAACCTGGACAAGTGCATCGGCTGCCACACCTGCTCGGTCACCTGCAAGCAGACGTGGACCAACCGGGAGGGGACCGAGTACGTCTGGTTCAACAACGTCGAGACCAAGCCCGGCATCGGCTACCCGAAGCACTACGAGGACCAGGAACGCTGGAAGGGCGGCTGGAAACTCGACGCGAAAGGCCGGCTGGTGCTGCGCTCCGGCGGCCGGGCCAAGCGGCTGTCCCGGATCTTCGCGAACCCAGACCTGCCGAGCATCGACGACTACTACGAGCCGGCCACCTTCGACAAGGACATCCTGGTCAACGCACCGGGCGGCCTGGCCGACACCCCGGTGAAGAAGCCCTACTCGCAGCTGACCGGCGAGCCGATGAAGATCGAGTGGGGCGCGAACTGGGAGGACTCCCTCGGCGGCAGCACCTTCGAGCAGGACCCGAACCTGAAGAACATGACTGAGAAGGTTCAGTTCGAGTTCGAGAAGACCTTCATGTTTCACCTGCCGCGGATCTGCGAGCACTGCCTCAACCCGGCGTGCGTGTCGGCGTGCCCGTCCGGCGCGATGTACAAGCGCGAGGAGGACGGCATCGTCCTGGTCGACCAGGACCGCTGCCGGGGCTGGCGGATGTGCGTCTCGGCCTGCCCGTACAAGAAGGTCTACGTCAACCACGCCACCGGCAAGGCCGAGAAGTGCACCTTCTGCTTCCCGCGCATCGAGGCCGGGCAGCCCACCATCTGCAGCGAGACCTGCGTCGGCCGGCTGCGCTATCTGGGCATCCTCTGGTACGACGAGGACGCCGTCCTTGCCGCCGCATCAGTCCCCTCGGACGCTGACCTGCTGGATGCCCAGCGATCGGTCTTCCTCGACCCGTTCGACCCGGCCGTGCAACAGGCGGCCCGCGACGCCGGCCACCCGGACGAGTGGATCGAGGCGGCGATGGCGTCGCCGGTCTGGAAGCTGATCAGCGAGTACCGGATCGCGCTGCCGCTGCACCCGGAGTACCGGACGCTGCCGATGGTCTGGTACGTCCCGCCGCTGTCACCGGTGCTGGACGCGGCCGGCGCCGCTGGGCGCGACGACACCGACGCTGACGACATCTTCCACACCATCCAGGACCTGCGGATCCCAGTCGAATACCTGGCGTCGCTGTTCACCGCGGGCGACACCGAGGTGGCCGGCGGAGTACTGATGAAACTCGCCGCGATGCGGTCATACATGCGGGCCCGCACCCTGGACGGCACCGTCGCCCAGGAGATCCTCGACGGCATCGGCATGACGGGCGCGCAGGTCGAAGCCATGTACCGGCTCCTCGCCATCGCCAAGTACGACGAGCGGTACGTCATCCCGGCCGCCCACGCCAAGGACGCCGCCGCCCTCGAAGCTCAGGCCGCCGCCCAACCGGACTGCTCACTGGACTGCGAGGGCGGCCCGGGCATGGGCGGTGAGGCCGTCGTCGAACGGTTCCACCTGGTCGACGCCGAACAGGTACGCCCGGGGCGGCCCGGCCTGTTCTCCCGGCGCGGCGACGGCCGGCGTGGCCTGACCATCAACCCGCTGCGGGGCCGGTCATGA
- the narJ gene encoding nitrate reductase molybdenum cofactor assembly chaperone → MTLTSARPTASVLPAERARIFQLASLLLTYPDDELLTAGPQLRTAAADLPQIQEFLDWLLTASPTEAQRHYVQTFDLRRRSGLYLTYYLHGDTRKRGMALLMLKQRYRARGLRLADGELPDLLPIVLEFAATVGPGDGEAPLRQHRQGIELLRAALHETRTPYAKVLDAVCAALPDLTDDDRAAIAALAFDGPPVETVGLDTIGLGPDLSAYPACSPAEASR, encoded by the coding sequence ATGACGTTGACATCCGCTCGTCCCACCGCATCGGTCCTGCCGGCCGAGCGGGCCCGGATCTTCCAGCTCGCCTCGCTGCTACTCACCTACCCGGACGACGAGCTGCTCACCGCCGGTCCGCAACTGCGGACGGCCGCCGCCGACCTCCCACAGATCCAAGAGTTCTTGGACTGGCTGCTCACCGCCAGCCCGACCGAGGCGCAGCGCCACTACGTGCAGACGTTCGACCTGCGGCGCCGGTCAGGGCTCTATCTGACCTACTACCTGCACGGTGACACCCGCAAGCGCGGGATGGCGCTTCTCATGCTCAAGCAGCGCTACCGCGCCCGCGGGCTGCGGCTCGCCGACGGGGAACTTCCCGACCTGCTACCGATCGTCCTGGAGTTCGCGGCCACCGTCGGACCCGGTGACGGCGAGGCGCCACTGCGGCAGCACCGGCAGGGCATCGAACTGCTACGAGCAGCACTGCACGAGACGCGCACGCCGTACGCCAAGGTTCTGGACGCGGTCTGCGCCGCCCTGCCTGATCTCACCGATGACGACCGCGCCGCGATCGCCGCCCTCGCCTTCGACGGCCCACCGGTCGAGACCGTCGGCCTCGACACGATCGGCCTCGGACCCGACCTGTCCGCCTACCCCGCCTGCTCACCCGCGGAGGCCTCGAGATGA
- the narI gene encoding respiratory nitrate reductase subunit gamma, translating to MNVLLWVVIPYACLAVFVAGHVWRWRHDQFGWTTHTSQLLENRLLRLGSPLFHLGAFGVIGGHAMGLLVPASWTEALGISEHTYHVVSVTGGTVTGVMLVAGLALLIARRFVVSGRVRKVTTTMDKVLYVALAAMVVLGMSGTVVINLFGEGYDYRETIAVWFRGIFWFQPDPALMTGAPLVFQLHALGGFLFLALWPFTRLVHVWSAPMAYLWRPYVVYRRRRGPAPAAQQAPAAVRDATRHPAVNRQ from the coding sequence ATGAACGTTCTGCTGTGGGTCGTGATCCCGTACGCCTGCCTGGCGGTGTTCGTGGCCGGACACGTGTGGCGGTGGCGGCACGACCAGTTCGGCTGGACCACCCACACCAGCCAGCTCTTGGAGAACCGCCTGCTGCGGCTCGGCTCGCCCCTGTTCCACCTGGGCGCGTTCGGGGTGATCGGCGGGCACGCGATGGGCCTGCTGGTTCCCGCCTCGTGGACGGAAGCACTGGGGATCTCGGAGCACACCTATCACGTGGTGTCGGTCACCGGCGGCACGGTCACCGGCGTGATGCTGGTGGCCGGCCTGGCGCTGCTGATCGCGCGCCGTTTCGTCGTCAGCGGCCGGGTCCGGAAGGTCACCACGACCATGGACAAGGTTTTGTACGTGGCGCTGGCGGCCATGGTGGTGCTCGGCATGAGCGGCACCGTCGTGATCAACCTGTTCGGCGAGGGATACGACTACCGGGAGACGATCGCGGTCTGGTTCCGGGGCATCTTCTGGTTCCAGCCGGATCCCGCGCTGATGACCGGGGCGCCGCTGGTCTTCCAACTGCACGCCCTCGGTGGGTTCCTGTTCCTGGCGCTCTGGCCGTTCACCCGCCTGGTGCATGTGTGGTCCGCGCCGATGGCGTACCTGTGGCGCCCGTACGTCGTCTACCGCCGCCGGCGCGGCCCCGCCCCCGCCGCCCAGCAGGCGCCCGCGGCGGTCCGCGACGCCACCCGCCACCCGGCCGTCAACAGGCAGTGA
- the adhE gene encoding bifunctional acetaldehyde-CoA/alcohol dehydrogenase yields MTADQQTAAPSDVSIMIDALVTAGLKALADYDAFDQEKIDHIVKKASVAALDRHAVLAKLAVEETGRGVFEDKAVKNIFACEHVTHSMAKLRTVGVISEDEISGITEIADPVGVVAGITPVTNPTSTAIFKALLALKTRNPIVFAFHPAAQRCSVEAVRIVRDAAIAAGAPENCIQWIEHPSVEATTALMHHPGIATILATGGNNMVRAAYSAGKPALGVGAGNVPAWIEKSAKLKRAVNDIVLSKSFDNGMICASEQAAIIDDEIYDAALDEFRSLHAYVASADEKRMLEEFIFGTAAYGTACSGAKLNPDVVGQSAAWIAEHAGFSVPPKTSVILAEVGEVGPNEPLTREKLCPVLAVLRVRSRDEGLRAATEMVEFHGLGHSAAIHTEDEELVVEFGKRVKAVRVIWNSPASQGGIGDMYNAFLPSMTLGCGSYGRNSVSNNVSAVNLINVKRIGRRTNNMQWFKVPSKIYFEPHAIRYLADMPDVHRVTVVTDATMTRLGFVDRINRVLQRRPNQVALQIIDDVEPEPRMTTVDRGAELMRSFRPDTIIALGGGSAMDAAKVMWLKYEHPEVDFDDMREKFFDIRKRAFAFPNLGEKARLVCVPTTSGTGAEVTPFAVITDHRTGKKYPLADYALTPTVAIVDPMLTASMPRAIAADSGFDALTHAIESYVSVYANDFTDGLALHAIRLIFANLEQSVVHGDTEARERMHNAGTIAGMAFGSAFLGIVHAMSHTLGATFHIAHGRTNAVLLPHVIRYNGTPPSKLSGWPKYENYKAPQRFADIAGMLGLPAANPAEAVEALAAAVERLRTAVGIESSFSQIGVDEKAYLASLPQQALNAYEDQCAPANPRMPMLDDMQELMRAAYYGTGHDETHG; encoded by the coding sequence ATGACCGCGGATCAGCAGACCGCCGCACCGTCCGACGTTTCCATCATGATTGACGCCCTGGTGACCGCGGGTTTGAAGGCGCTGGCCGACTACGACGCCTTCGACCAGGAGAAGATCGACCACATCGTCAAGAAGGCGTCGGTGGCGGCCCTGGACCGGCACGCCGTGCTGGCGAAGCTCGCGGTCGAGGAGACCGGCCGTGGCGTCTTCGAGGACAAGGCGGTCAAGAACATCTTCGCCTGTGAGCACGTCACGCACAGCATGGCGAAGCTGCGCACCGTCGGTGTGATCAGCGAGGACGAGATCAGCGGCATCACCGAGATCGCGGATCCAGTCGGTGTAGTCGCGGGTATCACCCCGGTCACCAACCCGACCTCCACGGCGATCTTCAAGGCGCTGCTGGCGCTGAAGACCCGCAACCCGATCGTGTTCGCGTTCCACCCGGCGGCGCAGCGGTGCAGCGTCGAAGCGGTGCGGATCGTCCGGGACGCCGCGATCGCGGCCGGAGCGCCGGAGAACTGCATCCAGTGGATCGAGCACCCGTCGGTCGAGGCGACCACCGCGCTGATGCACCACCCCGGCATCGCCACGATCCTGGCTACCGGCGGCAACAACATGGTCCGGGCGGCGTACTCGGCCGGCAAACCCGCCCTCGGCGTCGGCGCCGGCAACGTGCCCGCCTGGATCGAGAAGAGCGCCAAACTCAAGCGTGCCGTCAACGACATCGTGCTGTCGAAATCCTTCGACAACGGCATGATCTGCGCCTCCGAACAGGCCGCGATCATCGACGACGAGATCTACGACGCCGCCCTCGACGAGTTCCGCTCCCTGCACGCCTACGTCGCCTCCGCCGACGAGAAGCGGATGCTGGAAGAGTTCATCTTCGGCACCGCCGCCTACGGCACCGCGTGCAGCGGAGCGAAGCTCAACCCGGACGTGGTGGGCCAGTCGGCGGCCTGGATCGCCGAACACGCCGGGTTCAGCGTGCCGCCGAAGACATCGGTGATTCTCGCCGAGGTCGGCGAGGTCGGCCCGAACGAGCCGTTGACCCGGGAGAAGCTGTGCCCCGTCCTCGCGGTGCTGCGGGTCCGGTCGCGTGATGAGGGCCTGCGCGCCGCGACCGAGATGGTGGAGTTCCACGGGCTCGGGCACAGCGCGGCGATCCACACCGAGGACGAGGAGCTGGTCGTCGAGTTCGGCAAGCGGGTCAAAGCGGTCCGGGTGATCTGGAACTCGCCGGCCTCGCAGGGCGGCATCGGCGACATGTACAACGCGTTCCTGCCGTCGATGACGCTGGGCTGCGGCAGCTACGGACGCAACTCGGTGTCGAACAACGTGTCGGCGGTCAACCTCATCAACGTCAAGAGGATCGGCAGGCGCACCAACAACATGCAATGGTTCAAGGTGCCGTCGAAGATCTACTTCGAGCCGCACGCCATCCGCTACCTCGCTGACATGCCCGACGTGCACCGCGTTACCGTCGTCACCGACGCGACGATGACCCGGCTCGGCTTCGTCGACCGGATCAACCGGGTCCTGCAGCGGCGCCCGAACCAGGTCGCGTTGCAGATCATCGACGACGTGGAACCCGAACCGCGGATGACCACCGTCGACCGGGGCGCCGAACTGATGCGCTCGTTCCGCCCGGACACGATCATCGCGCTCGGCGGTGGCTCGGCCATGGACGCCGCGAAGGTGATGTGGCTCAAATACGAGCACCCCGAAGTCGACTTCGACGACATGCGGGAGAAGTTCTTCGACATCCGCAAGCGGGCGTTCGCCTTCCCGAACCTCGGCGAGAAGGCCCGCCTGGTCTGCGTGCCGACGACCTCGGGCACCGGCGCGGAGGTGACCCCGTTCGCGGTCATCACCGACCACCGCACCGGCAAGAAATACCCTCTGGCGGACTACGCGCTCACGCCGACGGTGGCGATCGTCGACCCGATGCTGACCGCCAGCATGCCGCGGGCCATCGCCGCCGACAGCGGCTTCGACGCACTCACCCACGCCATCGAGTCGTACGTGTCGGTGTACGCCAACGACTTCACCGACGGTCTCGCCCTGCACGCCATCCGGCTGATCTTCGCCAACCTCGAACAGTCGGTGGTGCACGGCGACACCGAGGCGAGAGAGCGGATGCACAACGCCGGCACCATCGCCGGCATGGCGTTCGGCAGCGCGTTCCTCGGCATCGTGCACGCCATGTCGCACACCCTCGGCGCGACCTTCCACATCGCCCACGGCCGCACCAACGCGGTGCTACTGCCGCACGTTATCCGCTACAACGGCACCCCGCCGTCGAAGCTGTCCGGCTGGCCCAAGTACGAGAACTACAAGGCGCCGCAGCGGTTCGCCGACATCGCCGGCATGCTCGGACTGCCGGCCGCCAACCCGGCCGAGGCGGTCGAGGCGCTGGCCGCGGCGGTCGAACGGCTACGGACCGCAGTCGGGATCGAATCGTCGTTCTCCCAGATCGGCGTCGACGAGAAGGCGTACCTCGCCTCCCTGCCGCAACAGGCCCTCAACGCCTACGAGGACCAATGCGCGCCGGCCAACCCGCGGATGCCGATGCTCGACGACATGCAGGAACTCATGCGCGCCGCCTACTACGGCACCGGCCACGACGAAACACACGGCTGA